The Dethiosulfovibrio peptidovorans DSM 11002 nucleotide sequence TTATCTCGTATCCCCAACGGGTCATCTTGAAGACCCACCATGCCAATAGAATCAAGGCCAAAGCTATGAAGATGCCCGAGTGGACCCGCCCCCATCCTATAGGTACCAATTTGGCCGTCTCCGGGAAGGGCGCCGTCATGGGAAATCCCAGACTGGACGGATCCCTCCAGGGACCGTAGACGAAGTAGTCCATCAGGTGTATGGCGATATAGTTCATCATGAGGGTCGTTATGATCTCGTTGACGTTCCACCGAGCCCTTAAATAGCCGGCGAAAGCGGCCCATATGCCTCCTGCGATAATCGCCGATATGCCCATTATGGTCATCATGGTCCAATGGCCCTCTACGGGGAAGTATCTTACCGCGGCGGTCGCTGCGATAGCTCCCATGAATATCTGCCCTTCCGCCCCGATGTTCCATATCAGCATCTTGAACGACAGCATAAGGGCTATTGCCGTCATAGCCAGAGGTATGGCCTTGACCATACACTCGCTAAGGCCGTAGCTGTCGCCAAAGGCGGAATAGTACATTTCCCTATAGGCTTCGATGGGAGAGACCCCCATCATGACGAGAAAGACTCCGCTTGCCAGAAAGGCCATCAGAAGTCCTCCGACGGGAATAGCCAGGTCCAACCAAAGAGGTTGTCCTATCCTTTTCTGCCTTTTTATCCTCATGCCTTGGTCCTCCCCAGTTCATCCATCCTGGTTCCGGCCATCATCATGCCTATCTTCTCCACCCCGAACGACGATGGCTCGTCGACGATCCCCATTATCGAACCTCTGTACATCACAGCCAGGCGATCGCTCAGAGCCAACAGCTCGTCCAGGTCCTCGGATATCAGAAGAACGGAGGCCCCTTTCTCTCTCTCGTCCAGAAGCTGTTCCCTGACGAACCTGGTCGCCGCCACGTCCAACCCCCATGTAGGATTCATCGCTATCAGGATCTTAGGAACGTCGCTGAGCTCTCTACCGAGCATCAGTTTTTGAATGTTACCTCCCGATAGATTCCTGACAGGGGTTCCCACCGAGGGCGTATCCACGTTGAAGTTCTTTATGATGTTCAAAGCGTGTTTGATAACTATCTTCCAGTCTATGATAACGCCGTGAGCTACTGGGCTTCTCCAATATCTCTTGAGGGTGGAGTTTTCCCCTACGTCCATGTTGGAGACCATGCCGGTTCCCCGTCTATCCGCAGGTATGTAGCGAACTCCCGCGTCTATCAGTTCTCTGGCCCCTTTCCCGGTTATATCTTTTCCGCCGAGGAAGAGATTTCCCGAGACCAGCCTTCTGAGACCGGCCATGACCTCGCACAGTTCGGTCTGTCCGTTTCCGGCGACTCCCGCTATCCCCAGTATCTCCCTTTCCCTGAGGTCGAAAGATACCTGGTCCAGAGCCTTGAGACCTCGATCGCTGAGAGCTGTGATCTCGAACAGGCTGTATGTGACGTTTCCTGGGGAAAGGTTTTTTTTATCCATCTCCAGCGATACCCTTCGGCCGATCATCATCTCGGCTATCCGTTCCTTGCAGGATTTGCAGGTGTCCACCGTGCCTATGAGTTTCCCCTTTCTGAGGACGGTGATCCTGTCTGAAATTTCCATTACCTCGTCCAGTCTATGAGATATGAAGATCACGCCTCTTCCCTCGGAGGTCATTTTCTTTACGGTGGAGAATAGATTTCTGGCTTCCTGAGGGGTGAGGACCGCCGTTGGTTCGTCGAGTATCAGGACCTTGGCGTTTCTGTATAAGGTCTTGAGTATCTCGACCCTCTGCTGTTCTCCTATGGAAAGCTGCCATATCAGGGCCTCGGGATCGACGTCCAGGCCGTATTGACGGGATATTGACTCTATATCGGATATGATCTTTTTTTTCGGAAGTATCTGAGGAAGGTCGGCGGAACCCAGGATCATGTTTTCCCATACCGTCTGAGAGGGGACCAGCATGAAGTGCTGGTGTACCATACCTATACCTCTGGCTATCGCGTCGTGAGGGGATCCGAAGGAACACTCTTCTCCGTCGATCTCGATAGACCCTCCGTCGGGACGATATATGCCGGAAAGTACGTTCATCAGGGTGGATTTCCCGGCTCCGTTTTCCCCTAAAAGCGCCATTACCTCCCCCGGTTTGACCGAGAGGTCCACTTCGTCATTAGCTCTGATGCCTTGAAAGGATTTTACGATTCCTCTCATATTGACCAAAGGGCTTGGTTCCGACGTCGTCATAAAAAGAGTCCCCCCTTGCACGGTATCATGGATATGAGGAAATAAAGCGAGGGTGCTCTTTTATGAAGCACCCTCTTGTTATGATACACTGAAAACCTATCTCGGCGAATTAATTATGAATGAGTCTATTTGGGAATGGTGCCTTCGACGCCCTGCACGAACCAACTCATTCCGAGCATCTCTCCGTCGGTCATCTTTGCGTCCTCGGCGACCTTCAGCTCGCCGTTTTGGTCCCATATGGGTCCCCAGAAGACGTCCCATTCCCCGGATATTATGGCCTTTTTCCTGGATTCTACCGTTTCCTGAAGGGACTTTGGCACTGCTTCGTTGAACGGGGCGAGTTCTACCAATCCTTCTTTCAGTCCCCACCATACCTGATCGGGAGCCCATACTCCGTGGGCTATCTGTTTGACCGTGTAGTCATAGTATTTTCCCCAGTTCCATATAGGAGAGGTCAGGTGCATCTTCGGTGCGAACTTGGACA carries:
- a CDS encoding ABC transporter permease; the protein is MRIKRQKRIGQPLWLDLAIPVGGLLMAFLASGVFLVMMGVSPIEAYREMYYSAFGDSYGLSECMVKAIPLAMTAIALMLSFKMLIWNIGAEGQIFMGAIAATAAVRYFPVEGHWTMMTIMGISAIIAGGIWAAFAGYLRARWNVNEIITTLMMNYIAIHLMDYFVYGPWRDPSSLGFPMTAPFPETAKLVPIGWGRVHSGIFIALALILLAWWVFKMTRWGYEIRVIGENPKAATFAGIDYVKNVVVVMFISGAIAGLAGMSEVAGLQGRLQHGFSGGFGYTAIIVAWLSRLNPLAIAIVSFLMGGLLVGGESLQIVMGLPIASTLVVQGCILFFILAGEFFRRYRIVLVKEEI
- a CDS encoding ABC transporter ATP-binding protein, whose amino-acid sequence is MTTSEPSPLVNMRGIVKSFQGIRANDEVDLSVKPGEVMALLGENGAGKSTLMNVLSGIYRPDGGSIEIDGEECSFGSPHDAIARGIGMVHQHFMLVPSQTVWENMILGSADLPQILPKKKIISDIESISRQYGLDVDPEALIWQLSIGEQQRVEILKTLYRNAKVLILDEPTAVLTPQEARNLFSTVKKMTSEGRGVIFISHRLDEVMEISDRITVLRKGKLIGTVDTCKSCKERIAEMMIGRRVSLEMDKKNLSPGNVTYSLFEITALSDRGLKALDQVSFDLREREILGIAGVAGNGQTELCEVMAGLRRLVSGNLFLGGKDITGKGARELIDAGVRYIPADRRGTGMVSNMDVGENSTLKRYWRSPVAHGVIIDWKIVIKHALNIIKNFNVDTPSVGTPVRNLSGGNIQKLMLGRELSDVPKILIAMNPTWGLDVAATRFVREQLLDEREKGASVLLISEDLDELLALSDRLAVMYRGSIMGIVDEPSSFGVEKIGMMMAGTRMDELGRTKA